A stretch of DNA from Salmo trutta chromosome 12, fSalTru1.1, whole genome shotgun sequence:
tgaaatgcattccagctgcatgaagctggttgagagaatgccaagagtgtgcaaagctgtcatcaaggcaaagggtggctactttgaagaatctcaaatataaaataaaagtagatttgtttaacacctttttggttactacatgattccatatgtgttatttcatagttttgatgtcttcactattattgtacaatgtagaaaatagtaaaaataaagaaaaacccttgaatggtgtgtccaaactgttcactggtactgtacatactagGATACTCCCCGTTTCATTGCCAGTGAGAACACTCCTTTGAGACCAACTTGTTTTTACCAAACTTAAAAAATTGCATTCTCACCGTGATTCAATTCTATACCCTTTGCTTAAAGTCTGAACCATAGGGACATtttttagggagtttttctaATCTGTATTTTTTTCTTGGACCAAAATAAGCCTACTCGAGTCCTGGACTtaaaaagcatgttcaatgtAGGGTAGGGGTGTTGTAGCCCCACATACACAACTTTGCACTTTCTGGGCATCATGTCCTAAAAAAAAGTTATGTATGGGTATCTATCTGATCTTCTTCTGATCTTTTAAACACTGACCATGTGTAGCATCTTTCATTTAGGTGATATGATTGCATTTTCCCCTCCCCGTTTTCTAGGAAAATACGGAGACAGGACGACATCTGACATTTTATTTTCtacctgatatactgtaggcctaagcTACACAAACCGATTCCAGCTACACATACCATGCCCAGTCAAGATGACCAGTTTCATGGACTGTAATGGAAATTGTGTCACAGTCACAAACAATATAGCCACATGGCTAAGACCATTCATACTGATCTTACTGATAGAAGGTGAGGATAAGGTTGTCATTATTTTAATGAATGCATACAAGTATAGAACATAAAAATATAGGGCTGGCCCATAGAAAGATGCAAATAAAGTTGTAGTTAGAAtacacaatatactgtagcataTATTTATTTACTCACAATCTAGCATTAATTCATGTTTTACTGTTGAAATATTAAATGTTAAACAGACCACAGCAGATCATTTCATTATTCTACTAAGCTCATAGCTCATCAGTCTTCCAAAACAAATCATGGTAATTCCTCCTACACCAGTGGACCAGTTACAATATTGATTGCTACCTTACAGTCTTTGTGAAAAAACTGTAGAGCAAGCAACTGCAGTATCTATTTAGACTATACAGGCAAGGTCAGTATCATTTGATGAGTCTTCAGGCAGCTTCCTTGAACAGGGTATTATTGGTATCTTTCATGTCCAGCTCCTCCTTCTTGGGCGAGGCATTGGGGATTAATTTCTTGCAACttctgaaagaaagaaaataaaggaAGCTAGTTTGCAGTTGGGAGTCATTCTCACTTTGCTACTCCTGGTACAGTGTTCAATATTATACTGCTCTTGAGACTGTGTCTCGACTTTCCTCTCATCCACATCCTGGATAGTGTCGGGTAGTGGTGCACCAAGTGTTTCTGGCAGATAGATGGCGACCACCCCACTTAAGATGGGGGCTACCCCATAGATGAAGCCAGGCAGCCACGGGACAGCCTCCCCAAGGAGCAGCACCATGGGGGCCACCATCGCTCCTACACGAGCCATCATGGACACCCAGCCCATGCCATTCTGCCTGGGGCACAGAAGAGAATCCCCAACTATCAAATTTCATCAGACACCTGAACAGAATACATTTTTCCCCATTTGCATTCATCTTCATCACATATATTGCCTAATGCTAATAAATAGAGCAGGTTAAAAGATTACataaaaaacatatacattttacagtcAGTATTGGAATACTATAGTCAACTGAAACATCCTGTGGGTGATGGGTGTCATTGGTAGAGTTGGAATTACCGGACGACGGTGGGGTACAGCTCTCCAGAGTAGAGGTAGCAGCAGTTGAATGACGCGGCCAGGCACCCCTTACCCAGCACGGCTAGAGTGGTGCGCACGGTCTGTTTTTCTGAACGAAAGCGATAACAACAACAGACAACAATGAAATCACACCagtgcagttagccatgacatcCAAAAAGAGCACAATGACACCCGACGCAGGCAAAACCACCTCACCGTATGGCACCAATATGTTGATCAAAATGGTGACTCCAGACAATATGAGTGCAGCGCACTGTGAGGGCCGTCGCCCAAATATACTCATGGACACTGTAACCACTACTTTGGCAGGGATGTCCACCGCTCCGAATATCACTTGAATCAAGtagatgtccacgccaaacttcTGCAGATCCATAGATAGACCATAGTAGGCGAAGCTGGTAGAGAACCTTAAAGAATGTCAAAGTGGGAGTCATGATCATTTCATTTAGAAGGGATTTTTGGGCAGCACTTTGTCATAGTGAAAGGCAGAAGTAGAGGAGACAGACCAGACAGCACTGAGACAGATGGTGATGTTCCTCATGGTGGGCGTGCGGAGCAGGTCCACTACAGAGTAGGAGCCCAGTGAGCAGGACATCTCTTTCTTCATGGAATCCTGCAGCATCTGGACGCACAGAGACAGTACTGAGTActttcacatacagttgaagttggaaatttacatacaccttagccaaatacatttgaactcagtttaaCACAATTCCTGCCATTTtatctgagtaaaaattccctgtcttaggtcagttaggatcaccactttattgaacgaatgtgaaatgtcagaataatagttgagagaatgatttatttcaaatgttatttatttcatcacattcccagtgggtcagaagtttacatacactcaattagtatttggtagcattgcctttaaattgtttaacttgggtgaaacgtttcaggtagccttccacaagcttcccacaaaaagttgggtgaattttggcccattcctcctgacagagctggtgtaactgagtcaggtttgtagtcgtccttgctcgcacacatttttcagttctgcccacaaattttctataggattgaggccagggctttgtgatggccactccaataccttgactttgttgtccttaagtaattttgccacaactttggaagtatgcttgggctcattgtccacttggaagacccatttgcgaccaagctttaacttcctgactgatgtcttgagatgttgcttcaatatattcacataattgtcctttcttcatgatgccatctattttgtgaagcgcacctgtccctcctgcagcaaggcacccccaaaacatgatgctgccacccctgtgcttcagggttgggatggtgttctttggcttgcaaggctcccactttttcctccaaacataacgatggtcattatggccaaacagttctatttttgtttcatcagacaagaggacatttccccaaaaagtacaatttttgtccccatgtgcagttgcaaaccgtagtctggcttttttataccGGTTTTGGAGCACCggttgagtggcctttcaggttatgtcgatatagggctcattttactgtggatatagatacttttgtacctgtttcctccagcatcttcacaaggtcctttgctgttgttttgggattgatttgcacttttcgcaccaaagtacgttcatctctaggagacagaacacgtctccttcctgagcggtatgacggctgcgtggtcccatggtgtttatacttgcgtactattgtttgtacagatgaacgtggtaacttcaggcatttgataattgctcccaaggatgaactagacttgtggaggtctatacatttttttctgaggtcttggctgatttcttttgattttcccatgatgtcaatcaaagaggcactgagtttgaaggtaggccttgaaatacatacacaggtacacctctaaattgactcaaatgatgtcaattaggctatcagaagcttctaaagccatgacatcattttatggaatttttccaagctgtttcaaggcacagtcaacttagtgtatgtaaacttctgatccactggaattgtgatacagtcaattattagtgaaataatctgtctgtaaacaattgttggaaaaattatttgtgtcatgcacaaagtagatgttctaaccaacttgccaaaactatagtttgttaattagaattgtgtggagtggttgaaaaacaagttttaatgactccaacctaagtgtatgtaaacctccgactttaactgtaagtgcaggtacacacacacacacacacacacacacacacacacacacacacacacacacacacacacacacacacacacacacacacacacacacacacacacacacacacacattaacacacagttCCTTACTTCAAGATTGATTCTGTCACCCTCTTCACGGCGTCCATTGATTCGGGCCACTGTTTTGAGATTTTTGACCGCTTGCTCAGACTTTCTGTTCAGGACGAGCCATCTTGCAGACTCCAGGAACCACCTGCACAAGTCAGATGTGGTAAACAAAATGTTATAATCAAATAGCCTTACTAGGTAAAGTGTCATGGCTGCTCCAATCCTTTGGGTCTCACCATGAGTAGAGGAAGGTGATGTAGAAAGGTACGGAGACAGCCAGCGTTAGCCAGCGCCAGTCCCGAATGAAGTAGGCCACTACTGCCAGGATCAGCTGACCCATTGTGTAACAGTAGCCTGTCCCTGTACCCACCACTGTCCTCACTCTTGTGGGAATCCACTCCACAactagaggagagagaaacagagggacggagagagtAATTACATGGTGGGTGGGCCTCTCTCTTCTGGAACATTTCCCACCTTAGCCTGTAGTGCCCACTGCCGACCCAGCCCTTCCTGTAACTTACTGAGAGAGAAGGAGTTGAGCCCCAGGCCAGAAAGGGCCATGCCAGTGATGAAGCGGAAGAGGCAGAAGACGGAGAATGAGGTGGAGAAGGCAGCACACGTCCCTCCCACTGCCATCAACAGGTTGGAGATTAGTAGCAGGAAACGCCGTCCAAATCTGAGacagaacggagagagagagagtgggtacaGAGGAGACCTATGCCATTAATCCCTAAAGAGTACAATACCATGTGTAGTATCTGAATAGCTGCCGCAGCTGCATACTTCCAGTATTTTCGAGGCCTGTCTATGCAGAAGAGGTATGGCCTTGTCTGAGATAAGCCAACGAAAATATCAAAGAGAGAAACCAGACCTTAAAATTGAAACAGAAAAACAGAAATTATCTGACAATCGAGATCTGAGGATCTATTCAATAAGAAAAGCAAAGTGGTACCTGTCCGACAGTCCCCCAAAGATTACAGCTCCCACAAGCACCCCTCCCATATAAATGGTTTGTCCCATCTGCTTCAATGAGCGAAGATCACAGACCAAGTCCCACTgacaagagaaaaagagaaaatacATATAACTGACAGTTTAAAACATATTCTTAAACACATCCACAATTATTTTTGACGTTGATCTCGTTCAAATATTTGTTTGGACACATGTAAAACTACTACGTAAACCTTATCCATGATTGTTACCTCAGAGATAATTGTGGAGCTCATCTCTGTCATGCTATACTCCCATCCATCTTTACAGCCCTGCAGCTCTGCATCTAGAAGGTCATCAGTATCATCACTACTATCTCTCTCCACCTTTGGACTGTAGGTCCCATTCTCTGACAGGAGCTGCCACTGGGGCGCAGCATAGCGCAGGCATCTCTCCGGCCTGCTGTTCTTAATGTCCTGGGGCACGGTGAGCAGCAGAACCTGCTCCGGGCTCAGCCTAGACAGGGACAGGTTCCTGTGGACACTGCAGTGGTGGGGGGGTACTGAGGCCACAAAGTTCTGCAACAGATTATGACTGGCCATCATAAGGATGGGCATACAGAGCAAGGTGACATGCAGGACCTGAAAGCGGCCTGTGCTGCCCACCTGTTCTAGAAGGTCTCCAAAGGCCATGGCTGTGAGACACAACTAGAAGTGGGTTTGCTTGAGAAGAGAAGTTGCTGAAGCAAGGAATGTGATTCTCCTCTTCAACTTCTTTTGTACACGCTAAAAATGCCAGCGAGTAAAAACACTCAAGTTAAAAAAACAAGTTTAAAAAACGTTGTACTACACTTGATGAGACGTGTAGCCTATCTGTGAAAGAAGTACAGAAGCACATTAATGGGAAGAAGTATAGCAATACTTGCAATCATTTTCATTGATGTGATGTTTACTCTTATTCTTTTATAATCAGATTATGTGCAGAAATAATACCTCAGACAAGAATATCCAGTGGAAGCAGAAATTTAAACATACCTGTTTGTTCCCATTATAGAACATCTGGACAAAGTACATCTAAAAGGTTTGActtcaaaataaatcaaatacttCACTTGAGACACAAAAGCTGTTATATAGATTCCGTTATGCACCAGCCTTGCCTTTGTTGAAGAAAAGTCCAGATTTTAGCAAGCATCCTACTGTGAACAAACACAGCCTTCACAGCAAGAGGTTTTTTCAGAGAGAGACCAAGATTCCATGGAGTCCATTCAGACCATTCACTTCAATATGTTACATTATATTTAAAAAGTTCCCTTTAACAACAGTcaaaaaatctaaccaggaaaaAAACAGTGCTTTTGCTACGCATTATTAGTTAATCTGCTCTGGAATTTCTATGGCTTTTCTGAGGAAATAGACTCTTTCTGGATTATAACCTGCTCAGTTAAACCGCTCGAGGTCTTAACTACTCTTTCCATGGACCACTGAGGGAGAAGGAGAGTCCTTGCTGTGTGGCATTAATCCCTTGTCCACTGGAGAGTCAACACCATCATACtgaacacacaggcacacacttaGTGTTCTTTTGTATATACAGATGTCCCAACGTCTTGATTGGTTATATTTTAGTGTGAGTGAAGgggttagtgtgtttgtgtgtgtgtgtgtgtgtgtgtgtgtgtgtgtgtgtgtgtgtgtgtgtgtgtgtgtgtgtgtgtgtgtgtgtgtgtgtgtgtgtgtgtgtgtgtgttggggattGTGGGAGGGGATTAAGATTGGCAAATAACTGACTTTTTGGAACAATTATTGCTGGTATGCTGCATGGTGACAGTCGGTCAAAGAGATCATATTTTGTTATAATTCTGAGACAAGAAAGATTAGATATTAGACATGCGCAAAGACAAGTACAGTAACTGTTGCATAAAATAACTCCCTCCACAGTTTTAACCTCAGCAAAGTCCAACCACCCCCAGTCAGTAAAGGCAGTAGacaaataacaaagagagttcctaAAATAATTTTCCAATAattttgttctgaacagaaccacaaTTTTTTTGTTATGTTTTACTGTTCctaccagcaaaataaagttctgaaccagtTCGAACTCCCAAAAAGTACAGGTTAATATTGTTCCTTCCTGTTCCTTTTTCAACCTGTGAAATCAACAGTTTTTTCCATTTATCTCATTAaatgacttcaccaatcagtgtggatagagcagcttgctctgatggacagacaagtgttGGGCAAATTTtgacagtaaggtacttaattgttacccagaaatgatttgatattgagataaaaaaacaGTTGCATTGGACCGTTACACCATCA
This window harbors:
- the slc22a6l gene encoding solute carrier family 22 member 6 isoform X2; this encodes MAFGDLLEQVGSTGRFQVLHVTLLCMPILMMASHNLLQNFVASVPPHHCSVHRNLSLSRLSPEQVLLLTVPQDIKNSRPERCLRYAAPQWQLLSENGTYSPKVERDSSDDTDDLLDAELQGCKDGWEYSMTEMSSTIISEWDLVCDLRSLKQMGQTIYMGGVLVGAVIFGGLSDRFGRRFLLLISNLLMAVGGTCAAFSTSFSVFCLFRFITGMALSGLGLNSFSLIVEWIPTRVRTVVGTGTGYCYTMGQLILAVVAYFIRDWRWLTLAVSVPFYITFLYSWWFLESARWLVLNRKSEQAVKNLKTVARINGRREEGDRINLEMLQDSMKKEMSCSLGSYSVVDLLRTPTMRNITICLSAVWFSTSFAYYGLSMDLQKFGVDIYLIQVIFGAVDIPAKVVVTVSMSIFGRRPSQCAALILSGVTILINILVPYEKQTVRTTLAVLGKGCLAASFNCCYLYSGELYPTVVRQNGMGWVSMMARVGAMVAPMVLLLGEAVPWLPGFIYGVAPILSGVVAIYLPETLGAPLPDTIQDVDERSCKKLIPNASPKKEELDMKDTNNTLFKEAA
- the slc22a6l gene encoding solute carrier family 22 member 6 isoform X1, with the translated sequence MAFGDLLEQVGSTGRFQVLHVTLLCMPILMMASHNLLQNFVASVPPHHCSVHRNLSLSRLSPEQVLLLTVPQDIKNSRPERCLRYAAPQWQLLSENGTYSPKVERDSSDDTDDLLDAELQGCKDGWEYSMTEMSSTIISEWDLVCDLRSLKQMGQTIYMGGVLVGAVIFGGLSDRFGRRFLLLISNLLMAVGGTCAAFSTSFSVFCLFRFITGMALSGLGLNSFSLIVEWIPTRVRTVVGTGTGYCYTMGQLILAVVAYFIRDWRWLTLAVSVPFYITFLYSWWFLESARWLVLNRKSEQAVKNLKTVARINGRREEGDRINLEMLQDSMKKEMSCSLGSYSVVDLLRTPTMRNITICLSAVWFSTSFAYYGLSMDLQKFGVDIYLIQVIFGAVDIPAKVVVTVSMSIFGRRPSQCAALILSGVTILINILVPYEKQTVRTTLAVLGKGCLAASFNCCYLYSGELYPTVVRQNGMGWVSMMARVGAMVAPMVLLLGEAVPWLPGFIYGVAPILSGVVAIYLPETLGAPLPDTIQDVDERKVETQSQEQYNIEHCTRSSKVRMTPNCKLASFIFFLSEVARN